The Arachis ipaensis cultivar K30076 chromosome B03, Araip1.1, whole genome shotgun sequence region ACTACCCTGTCTAATTCTTGAGTAGCCTTTTGAAGTATTTTTGGTTGATTTATCATTTCAGAAAATACCCATTCAACATTATTAAATGGATTGTCCATTGTTCCAACTGTAAGTTCTTGCAAAAGACAAAATTCTTGAAAcaatatttttgaacaatgtgtaaacaatatgaattaatagggttaaaagagtaaatttaattagtagcattaaattagggtgtagtatatttttatttgattggtggttgtttatgttgttcaagatagtcattgtttacctagcacttttcttatcatatttatctttgtcaaaaaaaaaaaactaaaagagaaATCTTTTAATATAAGCTTTGAATGCTAAGTAATACGAAGAAGAGTATTAAATTGCAAGTCTAAATTAATTAATGTAATTTTCACATTAAGacgataaatttaattaaaaatcttCTTTAAAAGATTTTGACANNNNNNNNNNNNNNNNNNNNNNNNNNNNNNNNNNNNAATTCTCGAAAAATTTAAGTGCCAATAAAATTATGAAGAATATTAAGATGCCAgcaatttttatgatttatagTCATCAAATAGCCATTAATGATTATTTTAATGATATGAGATTGGTAtgaaatttcatccaatgactcatttttctttgttagttacaTGTTGGCCAGAATTTGAAAAAATTGTTGACCctaaatttttcctaaaattaTATCTGAGAGATCAGAATAAAAATGTCCTAATAAAAGAGTTAAAATTTGGGTAAAAATAANTTTTGTTGTCttagtttttcaaaaataattttttcggtgcttatatttttaaaagaaaatttttttgatgTAATCTATAATAATAAATGGAATATAAAAAGCATTATGATAATAAAAGTAACGTTAATTACCATAATTTGACTTTTTATTTCCTCCACGGTCAAAAGTGGATTTTTATTGGCATCTTTCAATGAGATGAAAATATCAAGCCAATCCTCTTGATGAGTCCTTGTCCCATTCTTCCATTGATGAATCCTTTCGTCAATTATGGGATCATGGTACTTCCTTATGGTGTTAGTAGCTtcctttaatatttttttatgaccTTCAAAATCAAGCCACCACAAGCAAGGAAGATAATCAGAAATAGGAAATGCAAAAAGGTGCCTTACCACAACGAAGAGTGCTACAACATGCTCCAATTCCTCGGGACCAGGTCCCCCATCTTCTCTACCTTTACCAAAGTACCTCTTATTGAATAACATCCTCCTACTCAAGTTTCCACCAAAGTGTTGCCCAACATGCCTCAAATCCACTAGGCCACCCCCATTCTTGGTTTGGTTATACACATAGCGGACAAGGTTGTCGGCTTCTTCAGCCCTTTTGTCATGCATCCATTGATGCCTTTGGGGCGAAAGCAATTCCTCCACAAAGATTCTCTTCATTTTCTTCCACTGTTCTCCACAGGGTGTTACCGATGTGGTTAAGTACCCAGATGAGACATATTTACTCGACCAATTCAACGGCCTTGATGCGAAAATCGCATCTTGTTTCATTAAAAATTCACGTGCAATGGACGGACTTGACACTGGGATGACATGAATGTTACCTACACGGATGCATGCAATTTCAGTGTCGAGATCATTCATGATGTTTTGTATCCATCTGAACGTGGGCTTGTTTGCAAGCATTTCAGGGAGGTTACCAACTATAGGCCATGGTTTGGGACCTGGTGGGAGACTAggctttgatttgtttgatgaaTCAGTGTGTTTGAGGAGTTTGATGAAGAGAGGTATAATGAAAAAGAGTATGAGCAAGAAGGTAGGAGCAGATTCCATGGTTTAAAGACACTCTAACTATGTAACAACTATAATTGAATGATGTGTATTCTCTCATGCACTTCGGTCTTCGATTGATGAGTTGGGTGCATGCAACAATTATATACAGGAGTTCGCTGTGCACGTACCCTAGGTTCGCAGATAAGGTTACTGTTAACTTGTGATATTCTTTTAGCGGACGCGTGTTTTATTTACAGCAAGGAAAAATATAGATAAATCACGAGAATACTAAATAACGTGAAAAATGAATATATTAgatgtttaatttaataaatatgcagatgattatgtttattatttttaattagataattttttt contains the following coding sequences:
- the LOC107634313 gene encoding isoleucine N-monooxygenase 2-like isoform X2, which codes for MESAPTFLLILFFIIPLFIKLLKHTDSSNKSKPSLPPGPKPWPIVGNLPEMLANKPTFRWIQNIMNDLDTEIACIRVGNIHVIPVSSPSIAREFLMKQDAIFASRPLNWSSKYVSSGYLTTSVTPCGEQWKKMKRIFVEELLSPQRHQWMHDKRAEEADNLVRYVYNQTKNGGGLVDLRHVGQHFGGNLSRRMLFNKRYFGKGREDGGPGPEELEHVVALFVVEATNTIRKYHDPIIDERIHQWKNGTRTHQEDWLDIFISLKDANKNPLLTVEEIKSQIMELTVGTMDNPFNNVEWVFSEMINQPKILQKATQELDRVVGNQRLVQESDIPKLNYVKACLREGFRLHPIVDFNVPHVSTEDTIVANYFIPKGSHVLIRRQGVGQNPRVWEEPLKFKPERHLKRDGCDLTLTEPSLELFTFGAGRRSCPAITLGTYVTVMLFARLVHGFTWIAPPNEPIIDLSELERDTSKAKPLVAFGKPRLPAEVYHPKNYKKYI
- the LOC107634313 gene encoding isoleucine N-monooxygenase 2-like isoform X1, whose amino-acid sequence is MESAPTFLLILFFIIPLFIKLLKHTDSSNKSKPSLPPGPKPWPIVGNLPEMLANKPTFRWIQNIMNDLDTEIACIRVGNIHVIPVSSPSIAREFLMKQDAIFASRPLNWSSKYVSSGYLTTSVTPCGEQWKKMKRIFVEELLSPQRHQWMHDKRAEEADNLVRYVYNQTKNGGGLVDLRHVGQHFGGNLSRRMLFNKRYFGKGREDGGPGPEELEHVVALFVVVRHLFAFPISDYLPCLWWLDFEGHKKILKEATNTIRKYHDPIIDERIHQWKNGTRTHQEDWLDIFISLKDANKNPLLTVEEIKSQIMELTVGTMDNPFNNVEWVFSEMINQPKILQKATQELDRVVGNQRLVQESDIPKLNYVKACLREGFRLHPIVDFNVPHVSTEDTIVANYFIPKGSHVLIRRQGVGQNPRVWEEPLKFKPERHLKRDGCDLTLTEPSLELFTFGAGRRSCPAITLGTYVTVMLFARLVHGFTWIAPPNEPIIDLSELERDTSKAKPLVAFGKPRLPAEVYHPKNYKKYI